In Arvicanthis niloticus isolate mArvNil1 chromosome 27, mArvNil1.pat.X, whole genome shotgun sequence, a genomic segment contains:
- the Ankrd49 gene encoding ankyrin repeat domain-containing protein 49, producing MEKEKVKDDEKPDLGNSVDFSEQFNQLELLKTHGHLIPTGTQSLWVGNSDEDEEQEEKNEEWYLLQEKKMEKDPSKLLLWAAEKNRLATVQRLLSEKAAEVNTRDEDEYTPLHRAAYSGHLDVVRELVAQGADVHAVTVDGWTPLHSACKWNNTRVASFLLQHDADINAQTKGLLTPLHLAAGNRDSRDTLELLLMNRYIKPELKNNSQETASDIARRTSIYHYLFEIVEGCTNSSPPS from the exons atggaaaaagaaaaagtaaaggatGATGAAAAGCCAGACCTGGGAAACTCTGTGGACTTTTCTGAACAGTTTAACCAGCTTGAGTTGTTGAAAACCCACGGACACCTGATTCCCACTGGTACTCAGAGTCTCTGGGTAGGCAATTCTGATGAAGATGaagagcaagaggaaaaaaaCGAAGAGTGGTATctattgcaagaaaaaaaaatggaaaaagatccAAGCAAATTGCTTCTTTGGGCTGCTGAAAAAAATCgg CTTGCTACAGTGCAGAGACTACTCTCTGAGAAGGCTGCTGAAGTGAACACTAGGGATGAAGATGAGTATACCCCTCTTCACCGAGCAGCCTACAGTGGACATTTAGATGTTGTTCGTGAGCTGGTGGCTCAAGGAGCAGATGTTCATGCAGTGACGGTGGATGGCTGGACACCACTGCACAGTGCTTGTAAGTGGAATAATACCAGGGTAGCCTCTTTCTTACTTCAGCACGATGCAGACATCAACGCCCAAACAAAAGGCCTTTTGACCCCTTTGCACCTTGCTGCTGGGAACAGAGACAGCAGAGACACCCTGGAACTCCTCCTGATGAATCGTTACATCAAACCAGAGCTAAAGAACAACTCACAAGAAACTGCTTCTGATATTGCCAGGAGGACAAGCATCTATCACTACCTCTTTGAAATCGTGGAAGGCTGTACAAACTCTTCACCTCCGTCTTAA